Proteins from one Piscinibacter lacus genomic window:
- a CDS encoding polyprenyl synthetase family protein, which produces MTHDTFEAWTRETLDRVEQGLMNWVRLEAPAGLGEVMRYGVLDGGKRLRPLLVMAAAEAVGAAHSEAALRAACAVELIHAYSLIHDDMPCMDNDVLRRGKPTVHVRYGQAMAMLAGDAMQALAFEVLTPTEGDMPAALQARLVGLLARAAGEEGMAGGQAIDLSSVGQPLDEMQLADMHRRKTGALLLASVKMGAACGDPPPAVRDALSDFGSALGLAFQVVDDILDATQASATLGKTAGKDADANKPTFVTVLGLEVARARARALHASAHAALARTGLPQTDRLGLLADRVLDRNS; this is translated from the coding sequence ATGACGCACGACACCTTCGAGGCCTGGACACGCGAGACCCTGGACCGCGTCGAGCAAGGCCTGATGAATTGGGTGCGGCTGGAAGCGCCCGCCGGGCTGGGCGAGGTGATGCGCTACGGCGTGCTCGATGGCGGCAAGCGCCTTCGTCCCCTGCTGGTGATGGCGGCCGCCGAGGCGGTGGGCGCGGCGCATTCCGAGGCCGCGCTGCGCGCGGCCTGCGCGGTCGAGCTGATCCATGCCTACTCGCTGATCCACGACGACATGCCCTGCATGGACAACGATGTCCTGCGCCGCGGCAAGCCCACCGTGCATGTGCGCTACGGCCAGGCCATGGCCATGCTGGCCGGCGATGCGATGCAGGCCCTGGCCTTCGAGGTGCTGACGCCCACCGAAGGCGACATGCCCGCCGCGCTGCAAGCCCGGCTTGTCGGCCTGCTGGCCCGTGCGGCTGGCGAGGAGGGCATGGCCGGCGGCCAGGCCATCGACCTCAGCAGCGTCGGCCAGCCGCTCGACGAAATGCAGTTGGCCGACATGCACCGCCGCAAGACCGGCGCGCTGCTGCTGGCCAGCGTGAAGATGGGCGCCGCCTGCGGCGACCCCCCGCCCGCCGTCCGGGATGCCTTGTCGGATTTCGGGTCCGCCCTGGGCCTGGCCTTCCAGGTGGTCGACGACATCCTCGACGCCACCCAGGCCTCGGCCACGCTGGGCAAGACCGCCGGCAAGGATGCCGACGCCAACAAGCCCACCTTTGTCACCGTGCTCGGCCTGGAGGTGGCCCGCGCCCGCGCCCGTGCCCTGCACGCCAGCGCCCATGCCGCCCTGGCCCGCACCGGGCTGCCGCAGACCGATCGCCTCGGCCTGCTGGCCGACCGTGTGCTGGACCGCAATTCCTGA
- a CDS encoding site-2 protease family protein, whose protein sequence is MEAPELVRTLAVYLLPVLFAITLHEVAHGHAARQLGDPTAALLGRLSLNPLRHIDPIGTVLMPLLLYVGTGGAFVFGYAKPVPVDMRRLRHPKRDMVWVAFAGPAANLVQALLWAVLGTGLIVLGVEEPFFRLVCKAGVLVNLVMFAFNLLPLPPLDGGRIAVGLLPMALARPLARVERWGFFLVVGLVLLGVVTHYWMLPIMRFVLNLMRELLPALNTLLATLPSA, encoded by the coding sequence ATGGAAGCCCCCGAGCTCGTCCGCACCCTGGCCGTCTACTTGCTGCCGGTCTTGTTCGCGATCACTCTGCACGAGGTCGCGCACGGCCATGCCGCCCGGCAACTCGGCGACCCGACGGCGGCGCTGCTGGGCCGGCTGTCGCTGAACCCGCTGCGCCACATCGACCCGATCGGCACGGTGCTCATGCCCCTGCTGCTCTATGTGGGCACCGGCGGCGCCTTCGTCTTCGGTTATGCCAAGCCGGTGCCGGTGGACATGCGCCGCCTGCGCCATCCCAAGCGCGACATGGTCTGGGTGGCCTTCGCCGGCCCGGCCGCCAACCTGGTGCAGGCCCTGCTGTGGGCGGTGCTGGGCACCGGCCTGATCGTGCTGGGCGTCGAGGAGCCCTTCTTCCGCCTCGTCTGCAAGGCCGGCGTGCTGGTGAACCTGGTGATGTTCGCCTTCAACCTGCTGCCGCTGCCGCCGCTGGACGGCGGGCGCATCGCGGTGGGCCTGCTGCCCATGGCCCTGGCCCGGCCGCTGGCGCGGGTGGAGCGCTGGGGCTTCTTCCTCGTCGTCGGCCTGGTGCTGCTCGGCGTGGTCACCCATTACTGGATGCTGCCGATCATGCGTTTCGTGCTGAACTTGATGCGCGAGCTGCTGCCGGCCCTGAACACCCTGCTGGCCACCCTGCCCAGCGCCTGA
- the dxs gene encoding 1-deoxy-D-xylulose-5-phosphate synthase, which yields MTSHPLLSTIDSPADVRRLSRPQLKQLADELRDFLLQSVARTGGHLSSNLGTVELTIALHHVFDTPDDRLVWDVGHQTYPHKILTGRRERMSTLRQLGGLSGFPRRDESEYDTFGTAHSSTSISAALGMALAAQIRGESRHCVAVIGDGAMTAGMAFEALNNGGVPHQGKVPQVLVVLNDNDMSISPPVGALNKYLARLMSGKFYASAREGAKSVLKNAPPLFELARRFEEHAKGMVVPGTIFEEFGFNYVGPIDGHDLDALIPTLENLRDKPGAQFLHVVTRKGFGYDRAEVDPIAYHGPGKFDPAIGLLKPASPPKPTFTQVFGQWLCDQAAVDERLVGITPAMREGSGLVEFERRFPARYFDVGIAEQHAVTFAAGLACEGLKPVVAIYSTFLQRGYDQLIHDVAIQKLPVVFALDRAGIVGADGATHNGVFDIAYTRCIPHCSVITPSDERECRMALSAAFLQDHPVAVRYPRGAGTGVDAGSDLTPLPWGRGQVRRTAGGQGTGPRLAILAFGTVLQPALAAGEALDATVVDMRFVKPLDRELLDTLAREHEALVTVEEGCLPGGAGSAVLEALQALGQLRPVLTLGLPDAFTEHGDPGLLMAQLGLDAAGIERSIRQRFLPVSAVGDGSRQAAA from the coding sequence ATGACCTCTCACCCCCTGCTCTCCACCATCGACAGCCCGGCCGATGTCCGGCGGCTCAGCCGGCCGCAGCTCAAGCAACTGGCCGACGAGCTGCGCGACTTCCTGCTGCAAAGCGTGGCCCGCACCGGCGGCCACTTGTCGAGCAACCTCGGCACGGTCGAGCTGACGATCGCGCTGCACCATGTCTTCGACACGCCCGACGACCGCCTCGTCTGGGATGTCGGCCACCAGACCTATCCGCACAAGATCCTGACCGGCCGCCGCGAACGCATGTCGACGCTGCGCCAACTGGGTGGCCTGAGCGGCTTCCCGCGCCGCGACGAGAGCGAGTACGACACCTTCGGCACCGCGCATTCCTCGACCTCGATCTCGGCCGCGCTGGGCATGGCCCTGGCCGCGCAGATTCGTGGCGAATCGCGCCACTGCGTCGCCGTGATCGGCGATGGCGCGATGACCGCCGGCATGGCCTTCGAGGCCCTGAACAACGGCGGCGTGCCGCATCAGGGCAAGGTGCCGCAGGTGCTGGTCGTGCTCAACGACAACGACATGTCGATCAGCCCGCCGGTCGGCGCGCTGAACAAGTACCTGGCGCGCCTGATGAGCGGCAAGTTCTACGCCTCGGCCCGCGAGGGGGCGAAGAGCGTGCTCAAGAATGCGCCGCCGCTCTTCGAGCTGGCGCGCCGCTTCGAGGAGCATGCCAAGGGCATGGTCGTGCCCGGCACCATCTTCGAGGAGTTCGGCTTCAACTACGTCGGCCCGATCGACGGCCACGACCTCGACGCGCTCATCCCCACGCTGGAGAACTTGCGCGACAAGCCGGGTGCGCAGTTCCTGCACGTCGTCACCCGCAAGGGCTTCGGCTACGACCGGGCCGAGGTCGATCCCATCGCCTACCACGGCCCGGGCAAGTTCGACCCGGCCATTGGCCTGCTCAAGCCCGCCAGCCCGCCCAAGCCGACCTTCACCCAGGTCTTCGGCCAGTGGCTGTGCGACCAGGCGGCGGTCGACGAGCGCCTGGTCGGCATCACGCCGGCGATGCGCGAGGGCTCGGGCCTGGTCGAATTCGAGCGCCGCTTTCCGGCCCGCTACTTCGACGTCGGCATCGCCGAGCAGCATGCGGTGACCTTCGCCGCCGGCCTGGCCTGCGAGGGGCTCAAGCCGGTGGTCGCGATCTACTCGACCTTCCTGCAGCGCGGCTACGACCAGCTCATCCACGATGTCGCCATCCAGAAGCTGCCGGTGGTCTTCGCCCTCGACCGGGCGGGCATCGTCGGCGCCGACGGCGCCACGCACAACGGCGTCTTCGACATCGCCTACACCCGCTGCATCCCCCATTGCAGCGTGATCACGCCGTCCGACGAGCGCGAATGCCGCATGGCGCTCTCGGCCGCCTTCCTGCAGGACCATCCGGTGGCGGTGCGCTACCCGCGCGGGGCCGGCACCGGCGTCGACGCCGGCAGCGACCTCACGCCCCTGCCCTGGGGCCGGGGCCAGGTGCGCCGCACGGCCGGCGGGCAGGGCACCGGGCCGCGCCTGGCCATCCTGGCCTTCGGCACCGTGCTGCAGCCGGCCCTGGCGGCGGGCGAGGCGCTGGATGCCACCGTGGTCGACATGCGCTTCGTCAAGCCGCTGGACCGCGAGCTGCTCGACACCCTGGCCCGCGAGCATGAGGCCCTGGTCACCGTCGAGGAAGGCTGTCTTCCGGGCGGCGCCGGCAGCGCGGTGCTGGAGGCGCTCCAGGCCCTGGGCCAGCTCCGGCCGGTGCTGACGCTGGGCCTGCCCGATGCCTTCACCGAGCATGGCGACCCCGGCCTGCTGATGGCTCAGCTCGGCCTGGATGCGGCGGGTATCGAGCGCTCCATCCGCCAGCGCTTCCTGCCCGTCAGCGCAGTCGGCGACGGCAGCCGCCAGGCTGCGGCCTGA
- a CDS encoding H-NS histone family protein, translated as MAESSLTPEQRVVVHRIRALMAFWQITPEELAGADIGPAPAPPPPPPSAPKYRHPRSGETWDGQGSQPDWLKQALLREGFLVEELRIEAGESFVDAPAAPEAGAESADPAESRETSAR; from the coding sequence ATGGCGGAGTCCTCGCTGACGCCTGAACAGCGGGTGGTCGTCCACCGCATCCGGGCGTTGATGGCTTTCTGGCAGATCACGCCCGAGGAACTGGCCGGGGCCGACATCGGCCCCGCGCCTGCCCCCCCTCCCCCGCCGCCCTCGGCCCCCAAATACCGTCATCCGCGCAGCGGCGAGACCTGGGATGGTCAAGGCTCGCAGCCGGATTGGCTCAAGCAGGCTCTGCTGCGCGAGGGTTTCCTCGTCGAAGAGCTTCGGATCGAGGCGGGCGAATCGTTCGTCGATGCGCCGGCCGCACCCGAAGCAGGTGCGGAATCAGCCGACCCCGCCGAATCGCGCGAGACCAGTGCACGCTGA
- a CDS encoding aromatic ring-hydroxylating oxygenase subunit alpha has translation MSDLSITRNVLVRSHAQLPVSSYFDEELYRREMEVLIRPGPRYLGHALAVPEVGDHHTLLHEGEGRALVRTRQGIELVSNVCRHRQAIMLRGRGNTGSNIVCPLHRWTYDLQGQLVGAPHFEQDPCLHLPRYPIQSWNGLLFEANGVDVAADLGSLGPRSALNFEGYVFDRAHVHRCAYNWKTFIEVYLEDYHVGPFHPGLGNFVTCEDLRWEMGREHSVQTVGVANHAGQALGKPGSDVYRQWHEALLRFREGEAPAHGAIWLTYYPLTMVEWYPHVLVVSTLHPRGPRETLNLVEFFYPEEIHAFERDFIEAQQAAYMETCVEDDEIAERMDAGRLALYQRGDNDAGPYQSPMEDGMQHFHEWYRRKMGAAFG, from the coding sequence ATGTCCGACCTGAGCATCACCCGCAACGTCCTCGTGCGCAGCCATGCGCAGCTGCCCGTGTCGAGCTATTTCGACGAGGAACTCTACCGTCGCGAAATGGAGGTGCTCATCCGACCTGGCCCCCGCTACCTCGGGCATGCGCTTGCCGTGCCCGAGGTGGGCGACCACCACACCCTGCTGCACGAGGGCGAGGGCCGCGCCCTGGTCCGCACCCGGCAGGGCATCGAGCTGGTCTCGAATGTCTGCCGCCACCGCCAGGCCATCATGCTGCGCGGTCGCGGCAACACGGGCTCGAACATCGTCTGCCCGCTGCACCGCTGGACCTATGACCTGCAGGGCCAGTTGGTCGGCGCGCCGCACTTCGAGCAGGACCCCTGCCTGCACCTGCCGCGTTACCCGATCCAGTCATGGAACGGCCTGCTCTTCGAGGCCAACGGTGTCGACGTGGCGGCCGACCTGGGCAGCCTGGGCCCGCGCAGTGCGCTCAACTTCGAAGGCTATGTCTTCGACCGCGCCCACGTGCACCGCTGCGCCTACAACTGGAAGACCTTCATCGAGGTCTATCTGGAGGACTACCACGTCGGCCCCTTCCACCCCGGCCTGGGCAACTTCGTGACCTGCGAGGACCTGCGCTGGGAGATGGGCCGCGAGCATTCGGTGCAGACCGTGGGCGTGGCCAACCATGCCGGCCAGGCCCTGGGCAAGCCGGGCTCGGACGTCTACCGCCAGTGGCACGAGGCCCTGCTGCGCTTCCGCGAGGGCGAGGCTCCGGCCCATGGCGCGATCTGGCTGACCTACTACCCGCTGACCATGGTCGAGTGGTATCCGCATGTGCTGGTCGTCTCGACCCTGCACCCGCGCGGGCCGCGCGAGACGCTGAACCTCGTCGAGTTCTTCTACCCCGAGGAGATCCACGCCTTCGAGCGCGACTTCATCGAGGCCCAGCAGGCCGCCTACATGGAGACCTGCGTCGAGGACGACGAGATCGCCGAACGCATGGACGCCGGCCGCCTGGCCCTGTACCAGCGTGGCGACAACGACGCCGGCCCCTACCAGAGCCCGATGGAAGACGGCATGCAGCACTTCCACGAGTGGTACCGGCGCAAGATGGGCGCGGCCTTCGGCTGA
- a CDS encoding DMT family transporter, translated as MTRLPPAVAMLLATLCFALMSVAVKFASQRYGTGEVVFYRGLIGLLAMAALLRAQGGNWRTPVPGMHVWRSASGVTALSMWFIAIGGLPLATAITLNYMSSVWMALFLIGGAVLMGGRRVDGRLVACVLVGFGGVALILQPTLAREQLGHGLIGLASGLLSALAYLQVTALGRAGEPEARVVLYFSLGSVLVGLGLTLLGPLLGLGGGWTREHTPFGLACLLAVGGFATLAQWLMTRAYASGSTLVNASLHYLGIVYAAVFGSLFFGDVLNATALAGMALVVVAGLGATLLRSRAAPDAAADPAEA; from the coding sequence ATGACCCGCCTGCCCCCCGCCGTCGCCATGCTGCTGGCGACCCTGTGCTTCGCGCTGATGAGCGTGGCCGTGAAGTTCGCCAGCCAGCGCTACGGCACCGGCGAGGTGGTTTTCTACCGCGGCCTGATCGGCCTGCTGGCCATGGCCGCGCTGCTGCGCGCGCAGGGCGGCAACTGGCGCACGCCGGTGCCCGGCATGCATGTCTGGCGCAGCGCCTCGGGCGTGACGGCGCTGTCGATGTGGTTCATCGCGATCGGCGGCCTGCCGCTGGCCACCGCGATCACGCTGAACTACATGAGCTCGGTCTGGATGGCGCTGTTCCTGATCGGCGGCGCCGTGCTGATGGGCGGGCGGCGCGTCGACGGCCGCCTGGTCGCCTGCGTGCTGGTGGGCTTCGGCGGCGTGGCGCTGATCCTGCAGCCGACGCTGGCGCGCGAGCAGCTCGGCCATGGCCTGATCGGCCTGGCCTCGGGCCTGCTGTCGGCCCTGGCCTACCTGCAAGTCACCGCGCTCGGCCGGGCCGGTGAGCCGGAGGCGCGGGTGGTTCTCTACTTCTCGCTGGGCAGCGTGCTCGTCGGCCTGGGACTGACCCTGCTCGGGCCGCTGCTCGGCCTGGGCGGCGGCTGGACGCGGGAGCACACGCCCTTCGGCCTGGCCTGCCTGCTGGCCGTCGGCGGCTTCGCCACCCTGGCGCAGTGGCTGATGACCCGGGCCTATGCCAGCGGCAGCACCCTGGTGAATGCCAGCCTGCACTACCTCGGCATCGTCTATGCGGCCGTGTTCGGCAGCCTGTTCTTCGGCGACGTGCTGAACGCGACGGCGCTGGCCGGCATGGCCCTGGTCGTGGTGGCCGGCCTGGGTGCGACCCTGCTGCGCAGCCGGGCGGCGCCGGATGCGGCGGCCGATCCCGCCGAGGCCTGA
- the xseB gene encoding exodeoxyribonuclease VII small subunit has protein sequence MARSSPLPSRPATAHEATDPSPSYEAALAELETLVTGLESGQWPLDRLLDGYRRGAELLAFCRDRLQAVEQQVQVLEADQLKPWKDA, from the coding sequence ATGGCCCGATCCTCCCCGCTCCCATCCCGTCCTGCCACGGCCCACGAAGCCACCGATCCGTCGCCGAGCTACGAGGCGGCACTGGCCGAACTGGAGACCCTGGTCACGGGTCTGGAATCGGGTCAATGGCCGCTGGACCGCCTGCTGGATGGCTACCGCCGCGGGGCCGAGCTGCTAGCCTTCTGCCGTGATCGCCTGCAAGCGGTCGAGCAGCAGGTGCAGGTGCTGGAAGCCGATCAGCTCAAGCCCTGGAAGGACGCATGA
- the purN gene encoding phosphoribosylglycinamide formyltransferase, whose amino-acid sequence MSDTPSSTPAPGARRQRLAVLISGRGSNMQVLAKACEREAWPAELVGVISNRPAAAGLAWAAARGLPTFALDHGAHPSREAFDAVLAETLDALRPDWVLLAGYMRILTPGFVARFAGRMINIHPSLLPAFPGLHTHRRALEAGTVWAGCTVHEVTAELDHGPLLGQAAVPTRPDDDEDRLAARVLRAEHRLYPELIGRLLRGGLVREQAADGRVHYAVRDGRPRGFVLDPQD is encoded by the coding sequence ATGAGTGACACCCCTTCTTCCACGCCCGCGCCGGGCGCCCGCCGGCAGCGCCTGGCCGTGCTCATCTCGGGCCGCGGCTCCAACATGCAGGTGCTGGCCAAGGCCTGCGAACGCGAGGCCTGGCCGGCCGAGCTCGTCGGCGTGATCAGCAACCGCCCCGCGGCCGCCGGCCTGGCCTGGGCCGCCGCCCGCGGCCTGCCGACCTTCGCCCTGGATCACGGCGCCCATCCCAGCCGCGAGGCCTTCGATGCCGTGCTGGCCGAGACCCTGGACGCGCTGCGCCCGGACTGGGTGCTGCTGGCCGGCTACATGCGCATCCTCACGCCGGGCTTCGTCGCGCGCTTTGCCGGCCGGATGATCAACATTCATCCCTCGCTGCTGCCGGCCTTCCCCGGCCTGCACACCCACCGCCGCGCGCTGGAGGCGGGCACGGTCTGGGCCGGCTGCACCGTGCATGAGGTGACGGCCGAGCTGGACCACGGCCCCTTGCTGGGCCAGGCCGCCGTGCCGACGCGGCCCGACGATGACGAGGATCGCCTCGCCGCGCGCGTGCTGCGCGCCGAGCACCGGCTCTATCCCGAGCTGATCGGCCGCCTGCTGCGCGGCGGCCTGGTGCGCGAGCAGGCCGCCGACGGCCGCGTGCACTACGCGGTGCGCGACGGCCGGCCGCGCGGTTTCGTGCTGGACCCGCAGGACTGA
- a CDS encoding 2OG-Fe(II) oxygenase translates to MKGEWCYFKGHFSPETCERILAMAQRIPDQQAVMGKGGDNKDLSHRRSRVRFIQVNDPDFQFLFDEVWRLGLVANRDWFNFHITNLSYIQLAEYDASYEGKYDRHHDVFWMNGDPHYHRKLTVIVQLTDPAEYEGGDFELYDLGGAYPDKQAIRTQGTVFVFPSFVPHALRPVTRGRRHSLAVWFDGPKWR, encoded by the coding sequence ATGAAGGGCGAGTGGTGCTATTTCAAGGGGCATTTCAGCCCCGAGACCTGCGAACGCATCCTGGCCATGGCCCAGCGCATTCCGGACCAGCAGGCGGTGATGGGCAAGGGTGGCGACAACAAGGACCTGAGCCACCGCCGCTCGCGGGTGCGCTTCATCCAGGTCAACGATCCGGACTTCCAGTTCCTCTTCGACGAGGTCTGGCGCCTGGGCCTGGTGGCCAACCGCGACTGGTTCAACTTCCACATCACCAACCTCAGCTACATCCAGCTTGCCGAGTACGACGCCAGCTACGAGGGCAAGTACGACCGACACCACGACGTGTTCTGGATGAATGGCGATCCGCACTACCACCGCAAGCTGACCGTCATCGTCCAGCTCACCGATCCCGCCGAGTACGAGGGCGGCGACTTCGAGCTCTACGACCTCGGCGGTGCCTATCCGGACAAGCAGGCCATCCGCACGCAGGGCACGGTCTTCGTCTTCCCGTCCTTCGTGCCGCATGCCCTGCGGCCGGTGACCCGCGGCCGGCGCCACAGCCTGGCGGTCTGGTTCGACGGCCCGAAGTGGCGTTGA
- a CDS encoding GNAT family N-acetyltransferase, whose protein sequence is MSLDGGGPDLILGAWADLAAQGARAVRLAVFVEEQGVPVALEWDADDAHALHVLIVDGPRGPVATARLLPARDGVARIGRMAVLVTARGRGLGRRMLRALVEAARSRGDREVSLSAQCHALGFYAAEGFVAEGLAYEEAGLMHRGMRLRL, encoded by the coding sequence ATGAGCCTGGACGGCGGCGGACCCGACTTGATCCTGGGCGCCTGGGCGGACCTGGCCGCGCAGGGCGCCCGTGCCGTGCGCCTGGCCGTCTTCGTCGAGGAACAGGGCGTGCCCGTGGCGCTAGAGTGGGATGCCGACGACGCCCATGCGCTGCATGTCTTGATCGTCGACGGCCCGCGCGGCCCGGTGGCCACGGCCCGCCTGCTGCCAGCCCGGGACGGGGTGGCGCGCATCGGTCGCATGGCGGTGCTGGTGACCGCGCGGGGCCGGGGCCTGGGCCGGCGCATGTTGCGCGCCCTGGTCGAGGCGGCGCGCTCGCGCGGGGATCGTGAAGTCAGCCTGTCGGCCCAGTGCCATGCGCTGGGTTTCTACGCGGCCGAAGGCTTCGTGGCGGAAGGCCTGGCTTACGAGGAAGCCGGCCTCATGCATCGCGGCATGCGCTTGAGGCTGTGA
- a CDS encoding universal stress protein, with protein MYKRILVPTDGSEITGKAVQAAVAMARLFGARIDALTVKQPFDYSGISEMAPVSPSDFQATQNHLAENRLAAIVEACEAAGVPHTVTAVEADRPHEAIIDHAQAAGCDLIVMASHGRRGVSALLLGSETQKVLTHSKLPVLVVR; from the coding sequence ATGTACAAGCGCATCCTCGTGCCCACCGATGGCAGCGAGATCACCGGCAAGGCCGTGCAGGCGGCCGTCGCGATGGCCCGGCTCTTCGGCGCCCGCATCGATGCCCTGACGGTGAAGCAGCCCTTCGACTACTCCGGCATCAGCGAGATGGCGCCGGTCAGCCCCTCGGACTTCCAGGCCACCCAGAACCATCTGGCCGAGAATCGGCTGGCGGCCATCGTCGAGGCCTGCGAAGCCGCCGGCGTGCCGCACACGGTGACGGCCGTCGAGGCCGACCGACCGCATGAAGCCATCATCGACCATGCCCAGGCCGCCGGCTGCGACCTGATCGTGATGGCCTCGCACGGCCGGCGTGGGGTCAGCGCGCTGCTGCTCGGCAGCGAGACGCAGAAGGTGCTGACGCACTCCAAGCTGCCGGTGCTGGTGGTGCGCTGA
- a CDS encoding alpha/beta hydrolase, with amino-acid sequence MALAEPDPGRAPEPPERRPDLNPRMRDLLVRIERAGRPPLPSLGVEGARLAYARGAEILDLPRAPLDRVEDLLLPMRDGQRIAARLYAHGPCAGLRPALLFLHGGGYVLGDLESHDSLCRQLALRSAAAVLALDYRRAPEHRFPTAVNDALDALAWLGREADTLGLDPQRLAVGGDSAGGTLAAVCAIVARTDARGRPADPALPALRLQMLIYPVCGRLRHTASYAAYRRDHLLSDTTLDWFFDHYAAPAEREDWRFAPLLAPEMRGAAPLWMGLAACDPLHDDALAHAQALQAAGVPTRLRVWPGVVHDFVKMGRALPEALQAHAEAAEALRLAFGLAP; translated from the coding sequence ATGGCGCTTGCCGAGCCCGACCCCGGGCGCGCGCCCGAGCCGCCCGAGCGGCGCCCCGACCTGAACCCGCGCATGCGCGATCTGCTGGTCCGCATCGAGCGGGCCGGCCGGCCCCCGCTGCCCAGCCTGGGCGTCGAAGGCGCCCGCTTGGCCTATGCCCGCGGCGCCGAGATCCTGGACCTTCCGCGCGCGCCGCTGGACCGTGTCGAGGACCTGCTGCTGCCCATGCGCGACGGCCAGCGCATCGCCGCCCGCCTTTACGCCCACGGCCCATGCGCGGGCCTGCGGCCGGCCTTGCTCTTCCTGCATGGCGGCGGCTATGTGCTGGGCGACCTGGAAAGCCACGACAGCCTCTGCCGCCAACTGGCGCTGCGCAGCGCCGCGGCCGTGCTGGCGCTGGACTACCGTCGCGCGCCCGAGCACCGCTTCCCGACCGCCGTGAACGATGCGCTCGATGCCCTGGCCTGGCTGGGGCGCGAGGCAGACACGCTCGGCCTGGACCCGCAGCGCCTGGCCGTCGGCGGCGACAGCGCGGGCGGCACGCTCGCTGCCGTCTGCGCCATTGTCGCGCGCACGGACGCCCGGGGTCGGCCGGCCGATCCGGCCCTGCCGGCGCTGCGCCTCCAAATGCTGATCTATCCGGTCTGCGGCCGCCTGCGGCACACCGCCAGCTATGCGGCCTACCGCCGTGACCATCTGCTGTCCGACACCACCCTGGACTGGTTCTTCGACCACTACGCCGCGCCCGCCGAGCGCGAGGACTGGCGTTTCGCCCCCTTGCTGGCGCCCGAGATGCGCGGTGCCGCGCCGCTGTGGATGGGCCTGGCAGCCTGCGATCCCCTGCATGACGATGCGCTGGCACATGCCCAGGCCCTGCAGGCGGCCGGCGTGCCGACCCGCCTGCGGGTCTGGCCGGGCGTGGTGCACGATTTCGTCAAGATGGGCCGGGCGCTGCCCGAGGCCCTGCAAGCTCATGCCGAGGCGGCCGAGGCCCTGCGCCTGGCCTTCGGGCTCGCGCCATGA
- a CDS encoding sulfurtransferase yields the protein MPMTAPTLPTPLIDAAALAARLAAGEATLIVDCSFELSDPAAGAAQFAEGHLPGAVHAHLDHDLAGPKHDADGRFRGRHPLPDRAAFAATLGRWGLRPGMALVVYDRQGAAFAARLWWLARWAGHEAVAVLDGGLAAWQAAGGSIEHGGLADSTARPATSTPYPLGPATMPTLDAEAVLALGERLTVIDARAGERFRGEVEPLDAVAGHIPGAVNRFFKDNLGADGRFKPAESLRVDFAGLIGGRPLGQVVNQCGSGVTACHNLLALAVAGLDGSRLYPGSWSEWCSDPARPVATGG from the coding sequence ATGCCGATGACCGCCCCCACCCTGCCCACCCCGCTGATCGATGCCGCCGCCCTCGCCGCCCGCCTGGCGGCCGGGGAGGCCACGCTGATCGTCGATTGCAGCTTCGAACTGAGCGACCCGGCCGCCGGCGCAGCCCAGTTCGCCGAGGGCCACCTGCCCGGCGCCGTGCATGCCCATCTGGACCACGACCTGGCCGGCCCCAAGCACGATGCCGACGGCCGCTTCCGCGGCCGCCATCCCCTGCCCGATCGCGCGGCCTTCGCCGCCACCTTGGGCCGCTGGGGCCTGCGCCCGGGCATGGCCCTGGTCGTCTACGACCGCCAGGGCGCGGCTTTCGCCGCCCGGCTGTGGTGGCTGGCGCGCTGGGCCGGGCATGAGGCCGTGGCCGTGCTCGACGGCGGCCTGGCCGCATGGCAGGCGGCCGGCGGCTCGATCGAGCACGGCGGCCTGGCCGACAGCACCGCCCGCCCGGCCACGTCCACGCCCTACCCGCTCGGCCCCGCGACGATGCCCACGCTCGATGCCGAAGCCGTGCTGGCCCTGGGCGAGCGTCTGACGGTGATCGACGCCCGCGCCGGCGAACGCTTCCGCGGTGAAGTCGAGCCGCTGGATGCCGTGGCCGGCCACATCCCCGGCGCGGTCAACCGCTTCTTCAAGGACAACCTGGGCGCCGACGGCCGCTTCAAGCCGGCCGAGAGCCTTCGGGTCGATTTCGCCGGGCTGATCGGCGGGCGGCCGCTGGGGCAGGTCGTGAACCAGTGCGGCTCGGGCGTGACCGCCTGCCACAACCTGCTGGCCCTGGCCGTGGCCGGCCTCGACGGCAGCCGGCTCTACCCCGGGAGCTGGAGCGAGTGGTGCAGCGACCCGGCCCGGCCGGTGGCCACCGGCGGCTGA